In one window of Gouania willdenowi chromosome 8, fGouWil2.1, whole genome shotgun sequence DNA:
- the LOC114468236 gene encoding mitochondrial glycine transporter B-like gives MEVSLAHPVFKAFISGSLSGTCSTLLFQPLDLVKTRLQTANSNLQPGSARVGMVSVLLGVVRKENLLGLWKGMSPSFARTIPGVGIYFSTYFSLKQHFVPEGAPPGPLQAVLLGGGARTVAGVIMLPITLIKTRFECGRYSYVSVVGALRSVCRTEGPGALFSGLMATLFRDVPFSGIYVMFYSQAKAALPREITSSSSAPLANFGCGIVAGVMASLLTQPADVIKTHVQVNKQMKTLEAVKYIYMHYGPQGFLRGAVPRALRRTMMVAMAWTVYEQMMAGFGLRS, from the exons ATGGAAGTGTCACTG GCTCACCCGGTGTTTAAAGCCTTCATCAGTGGTTCCCTCAGTGGGACCTGCTCCACGCTGCTGTTCCAACCTCTGGACCTGGTGAAGACTCGCCTGCAGACGGCCAACAGCAACCTGCAACCGGG ctcaGCCAGAGTGGGGATGGTGTCGGTGCTCCTTGGTGTGGTGCGGAAAGAGAATCTGCTCGGACTGTGGAAAGGCATGTCCCCG TCGTTTGCTCGCACCATCCCAGGCGTGGGGATCTACTTCAGCACCTATTTCTCCCTGAAGCAGCACTTCGTCCCTGAGGGGGCCCCGCCGGGGCCCCTGCAGGCCGTGCTGCTGGGTGGGGGGGCACGCACCGTAGCCGGGGTCATCATGCTGCCCATCACCCTCATCAAGACACGCTTTGAA tgtggTAGGTACAGCTACGTCAGCGTAGTGGGAGCTCTGCGGAGTGTGTGTCGTACTGAAGGCCCTGGAGCTCTGTTCTCTGGCCTCATGGCGACGCTCTTCAGAGATGTTCCGTTCTCCGGCATTTATGTCATGTTCTACAGCCAGGCCAAAGCCGCCCTGCCcagag AGATCACCTCGTCCTCCTCGGCGCCGCTGGCTAACTTCGGCTGTGGGATCGTGGCTGGTGTTATGGCCTCACTGCTGACTCAGCCCGCTGATGTCATCAAAACTCACGTCCAGGTCAACAAACAGATGAAGACGCTGGAAGCGGTGAAATACATCTACATG CACTACGGGCCCCAGGGCTTCCTCAGAGGAGCCGTTCCCCGCGCCCTCAGGAGAACCATGATGGTGGCCATGGCGTGGACCGTGTATGAGCAGATGATGGCTGGCTTCGGCCTGCGATCCTGA